A genomic segment from Paenibacillus sp. FSL K6-1096 encodes:
- a CDS encoding ABC transporter permease, producing MMLYQSMKMAFKSILSSKVRAFLTMLGIIIGVSSVIALVAVGQGTTSQITESLSSLGTNQLTVNIMGRGATTSLTYEEALALGEIEGVDNVSPVISGNVTAKHGTDNVSVSLEGITPAYEEVQDFHVQSGRFLLEMDTEYRQKVALIGSDTAEDLFGTDNPVGQKVQINGTSFKIVGLLESKGSTSMGSSDEKLLIPISTAERFLQSRGIRSITITTTSNDNVDEVKTRLEASLDAKFNAAENAYSVFDSREMLETVNETSATLSMALGGIAGISLFVGGIGIMNIMIVSVNERTREIGIRKAIGAKKKNIMMQFMIESVVLSGTGGLIGVALGLGASWAVGNYTTLNVAPSWNMVLISFSFSLIIGVLFGMIPASKAARMRPIYALRND from the coding sequence ATGATGCTGTACCAGAGTATGAAAATGGCCTTCAAAAGTATCCTCAGCAGTAAAGTAAGAGCCTTTCTTACCATGCTGGGCATTATTATCGGGGTCTCCTCCGTCATTGCACTTGTCGCTGTGGGCCAGGGCACCACCTCACAGATAACAGAGTCCCTAAGCTCCCTGGGAACCAACCAGCTGACCGTCAACATTATGGGCCGTGGAGCCACCACTTCTCTGACTTACGAGGAGGCTCTGGCCCTGGGTGAGATTGAAGGGGTGGACAATGTATCCCCGGTAATCAGCGGGAACGTTACCGCCAAGCACGGTACCGACAACGTTTCCGTATCCTTAGAAGGGATTACACCTGCCTACGAAGAGGTCCAGGATTTCCATGTGCAATCCGGAAGATTTCTGCTTGAGATGGATACAGAATACCGGCAAAAGGTTGCTTTAATCGGATCAGATACGGCGGAGGATCTATTCGGTACGGATAATCCTGTCGGCCAAAAGGTGCAGATCAACGGCACCAGCTTCAAGATCGTCGGGCTGCTGGAGAGTAAAGGCTCCACCAGCATGGGCTCAAGCGATGAGAAGCTGCTGATCCCCATCTCTACAGCCGAACGGTTCCTGCAGAGCAGAGGAATCCGCTCCATTACTATCACAACCACTTCTAACGACAATGTGGATGAGGTTAAGACCAGGCTGGAGGCGAGCCTTGATGCCAAGTTCAATGCAGCCGAGAACGCCTACTCTGTCTTTGATTCCCGGGAGATGCTGGAAACGGTAAATGAAACCAGCGCCACACTTTCAATGGCACTCGGCGGTATCGCCGGTATTTCGTTATTTGTAGGCGGGATAGGGATTATGAACATTATGATTGTCTCCGTCAATGAGCGGACCAGAGAGATTGGCATCCGGAAGGCTATCGGGGCCAAAAAGAAGAACATCATGATGCAGTTCATGATCGAGTCCGTCGTCTTAAGCGGAACCGGAGGCCTGATCGGAGTCGCACTGGGACTTGGTGCCAGCTGGGCTGTCGGTAACTATACCACCTTGAATGTGGCGCCTTCCTGGAATATGGTTCTGATCTCCTTTTCATTCTCTTTGATCATCGGTGTCCTGTTTGGAATGATCCCTGCAAGCAAGGCTGCAAGAATGCGCCCGATCTATGCGCTGCGCAACGATTAG
- a CDS encoding sensor domain-containing diguanylate cyclase yields MAVLSEITSTRRLILLFTSISVLLVGVSVASLLYLSHTINKLSDALYSDVYQNSELILNADRDLYQAALALQTAVGGALTSEERSRLSQEFEDNNAQAQQRIGTASYNLDAVKSPFSGMKESELLLDELRDELGGFNTSLADWKNTGREWISQRVQSDWNPASYSLLTVHTELNEVRGRLDHAEELIDSYAQQVMLEFKDLKSSLFAVYSIFLFLLVLVIIYLSRRLITLQNEMLEEKSLYQLIGETMSDFIVLTDPNGLILYASPSHASALGYVPSKGAPLSNYIREAEISWAKLKSVVQSSPRISELRMRSAEGHWVWLETKVTPIAGSRAFPAQFMLVSREITQRKQYEERLHKLAFYDHLTAIPNRAHFKMYMENLIHQPQEHRQEIAVALLDCDRFKQLNDTLGHLAGDEFLQMLSRELQQTVKGYGQAFRIGGDEFAVVIHRFNSPQVLDEILGRLLQLFNKTWSFNHGASFHTSASIGVALYPKHGSTINELLRAADLAMYRSKNNGGNEASLYSEQLDNNYNSQRN; encoded by the coding sequence GTGGCTGTTCTATCCGAGATTACGAGTACACGCAGATTAATCCTATTATTCACCTCAATCTCCGTTCTGCTGGTGGGCGTCAGTGTAGCCTCCCTGCTGTACCTGAGCCATACGATTAACAAATTATCAGATGCCTTGTACAGTGATGTATACCAGAACTCCGAGCTCATCCTGAATGCCGACCGGGACCTGTACCAGGCCGCCCTTGCGCTTCAGACCGCCGTCGGCGGAGCGCTGACCAGCGAAGAGCGCAGCAGACTGTCACAGGAGTTCGAGGACAACAATGCCCAGGCACAGCAGCGTATCGGCACCGCCAGCTACAATCTGGACGCCGTCAAAAGTCCCTTTAGCGGCATGAAGGAAAGTGAGCTGCTGCTGGATGAATTAAGAGACGAGCTGGGCGGGTTCAATACTTCGCTTGCAGACTGGAAGAATACCGGCAGGGAATGGATCTCACAACGGGTTCAGAGCGACTGGAATCCTGCTTCTTATTCCCTGCTGACCGTACATACCGAATTGAACGAGGTAAGAGGACGTCTGGATCATGCCGAGGAGCTGATTGACAGCTATGCTCAGCAGGTGATGCTGGAGTTCAAGGATCTCAAAAGCTCGCTGTTCGCTGTCTATTCCATCTTCCTCTTCCTGCTCGTTCTGGTGATTATCTATCTCAGCCGCAGACTGATTACCCTGCAGAATGAAATGCTGGAGGAGAAATCCCTGTACCAGCTGATCGGTGAGACGATGTCTGATTTCATTGTGCTGACTGATCCGAACGGCCTGATTCTGTACGCCTCCCCTTCCCATGCCAGCGCACTCGGTTACGTGCCCAGCAAGGGGGCGCCGCTGTCCAATTACATCCGTGAGGCGGAGATTTCCTGGGCCAAGCTCAAGAGCGTGGTGCAATCATCCCCCAGAATCTCCGAGCTGCGGATGCGTTCAGCCGAAGGGCACTGGGTGTGGCTGGAGACCAAGGTGACCCCGATTGCAGGAAGCCGCGCATTCCCGGCGCAGTTCATGCTGGTATCGCGCGAGATCACCCAGCGCAAGCAATACGAGGAGCGGCTGCACAAGCTGGCCTTCTATGACCATCTGACCGCGATTCCGAACCGGGCCCATTTCAAAATGTATATGGAGAACCTCATCCACCAGCCGCAGGAGCACAGACAGGAAATCGCCGTAGCCCTGCTGGATTGCGACCGCTTCAAGCAGCTCAATGATACGCTCGGCCACCTGGCCGGGGACGAATTCCTGCAGATGCTCTCCCGGGAGCTGCAGCAGACCGTGAAGGGCTACGGCCAGGCCTTCCGCATCGGAGGGGATGAATTCGCTGTAGTGATTCACCGGTTCAACAGCCCGCAGGTGCTGGATGAAATCCTGGGCCGCCTGCTTCAGCTGTTCAACAAAACCTGGTCCTTCAACCATGGCGCAAGCTTCCATACCTCTGCCAGCATTGGCGTTGCCTTATATCCGAAGCATGGCAGCACCATCAACGAGCTGCTCCGCGCCGCTGATCTGGCCATGTACCGCTCCAAGAATAACGGCGGCAATGAAGCCAGTCTGTACAGCGAACAACTGGATAATAACTACAACAGCCAGCGGAATTAG
- a CDS encoding efflux RND transporter periplasmic adaptor subunit: MNKKKSIITASVIVAVAIAGIAGYMLWPDQNRQITAAPLNTAVASKGDILVGVSGSGAVSAINSESIRTKEAGKVDKVKVKKGDVVKKGDVLITFVAGDLDDKLKEANKSLENLKTELENKQESYKTLAMNDATEEELESAKKAIDKANSDIVDGQEAIADIYEDMAPPDPLTAPIDGTITAVNITDGEQAQNGAELFTMTDYVNLSVTVQVDELDIPKIKLNQASTITVDALEDKSFTGKVIDIGKEGTSSNGVSLFNVTVGLNDSAGVLVGMSAEVAITIEEKKDILTVPIEAVTKINGESFVNVAVTGDEESGRADKDAPGSNSPAGAAAGSEPSGNEAGTRGPGAPSGREFQGGEPPSGEFPADAEFPAGAEFPGMAAGGRSERSERSGAGFGSGMKRVAVETGIHNESSIEIVSGLSEGDEVILPTVTSSGNAVSPQQGGMGGMGGFPGGGGGGFPGGGGGFPGGGGGFGGGGGGR; encoded by the coding sequence ATGAACAAGAAGAAAAGTATTATTACCGCTTCAGTTATAGTTGCCGTTGCTATTGCAGGGATTGCGGGCTATATGCTCTGGCCGGATCAGAACCGGCAGATCACTGCCGCTCCGCTGAATACGGCGGTTGCCAGTAAGGGGGATATCCTGGTGGGTGTCTCGGGTTCAGGTGCAGTATCGGCAATCAACAGCGAGAGCATCCGTACCAAAGAAGCCGGGAAGGTCGATAAGGTCAAGGTTAAGAAAGGAGATGTCGTCAAAAAAGGCGATGTGCTGATCACATTTGTTGCGGGCGATCTGGACGACAAGCTGAAGGAAGCCAACAAGTCATTGGAGAATCTCAAGACAGAGCTTGAGAATAAACAGGAGAGCTACAAGACGCTGGCGATGAATGACGCTACAGAGGAAGAGCTGGAATCCGCAAAAAAAGCCATTGATAAAGCCAATAGTGATATTGTGGACGGGCAGGAAGCTATCGCTGATATCTACGAAGATATGGCTCCGCCCGATCCGCTGACCGCACCTATCGACGGGACGATCACTGCCGTGAATATTACGGATGGTGAACAGGCCCAGAATGGTGCTGAGCTGTTCACCATGACCGACTACGTTAACCTAAGCGTTACCGTGCAGGTAGACGAGCTGGATATCCCCAAAATCAAGCTGAATCAAGCCTCTACCATTACAGTGGATGCCCTTGAGGACAAGTCTTTTACCGGTAAAGTTATAGACATCGGCAAAGAAGGCACCTCATCGAATGGTGTCTCCCTGTTCAACGTCACTGTAGGATTAAATGACTCAGCAGGTGTACTCGTCGGCATGTCTGCAGAGGTGGCGATTACCATCGAAGAGAAGAAGGATATTCTGACCGTTCCCATCGAAGCTGTAACGAAGATAAACGGGGAATCCTTTGTCAATGTAGCGGTAACCGGGGATGAAGAATCCGGCAGGGCGGACAAAGATGCGCCGGGCTCCAATTCCCCTGCTGGCGCTGCAGCGGGTAGTGAACCCTCCGGTAATGAAGCGGGTACCAGAGGCCCAGGCGCCCCCAGCGGCAGAGAATTCCAGGGTGGTGAACCTCCGTCTGGAGAGTTCCCTGCTGACGCAGAGTTCCCTGCTGGCGCAGAGTTCCCCGGCATGGCAGCCGGAGGCAGAAGCGAAAGAAGCGAAAGAAGTGGAGCGGGTTTCGGCTCAGGTATGAAACGGGTGGCCGTAGAGACCGGTATCCACAATGAGAGCAGCATCGAAATTGTCAGCGGCCTAAGTGAAGGGGATGAAGTGATCCTCCCGACCGTGACTTCTTCAGGCAATGCCGTCTCTCCGCAGCAAGGCGGCATGGGCGGCATGGGCGGATTCCCCGGCGGCGGTGGAGGCGGCTTTCCTGGCGGCGGGGGCGGATTCCCCGGCGGGGGCGGCGGCTTCGGCGGAGGCGGTGGCGGACGATGA
- the pheS gene encoding phenylalanine--tRNA ligase subunit alpha has translation MKEKLEALKAEALAKLEAVTDPQLLNDLRVKYLGKKGELTEVLRGMGGLSAEERPVIGQVANLVRSAIEEVIGTKQEFFQQEETRSRLNAEKVDVTLPGRGLPQGGIHPLSRVLQEVEDIFIGMGFRIAEGPEVETDYYNFEALNLPKNHPARDMQDSFYITDDILMRTQTSPVQVRTMQAANGESPVKIICPGKVFRRDDDDATHSFQFHQIEGLVIGRNIRMSDLKGTLQQFTKEMFGPAAGIRLRPSFFPFTEPSVEVDVNCFKCGGSGCRLCKQSGWLEILGAGMVHPNVLRMGGYDPEVYSGFAFGMGVERIAMLKYGIDDIRNFYTNDMGFVQQFKGI, from the coding sequence ATGAAGGAGAAATTGGAAGCATTGAAGGCTGAGGCGCTGGCGAAGCTGGAGGCGGTAACCGATCCGCAGCTGCTGAATGACTTGCGTGTCAAATACCTTGGCAAAAAAGGCGAGCTGACCGAGGTTCTGCGCGGAATGGGCGGGCTGAGCGCGGAGGAGCGTCCCGTAATCGGACAGGTGGCGAACCTGGTGCGCAGCGCCATTGAGGAGGTTATCGGCACGAAGCAGGAGTTCTTCCAGCAGGAGGAGACCCGCAGCCGTCTGAACGCCGAGAAGGTGGATGTGACGCTGCCGGGCCGCGGCCTGCCGCAGGGCGGAATTCATCCGCTGAGCCGGGTGCTTCAGGAGGTCGAGGATATCTTCATCGGCATGGGCTTCCGGATCGCTGAGGGCCCTGAGGTGGAGACGGACTATTACAACTTCGAGGCGCTGAATCTGCCGAAGAACCATCCGGCCCGGGATATGCAGGATTCCTTCTATATAACGGATGATATTCTGATGCGGACCCAGACGTCGCCGGTGCAGGTGCGCACCATGCAGGCAGCGAACGGAGAATCTCCGGTCAAAATCATCTGTCCCGGCAAGGTCTTCCGCCGCGACGACGACGATGCGACCCACTCCTTCCAGTTCCATCAGATTGAAGGCCTGGTCATCGGCCGCAATATCCGCATGAGCGACCTGAAGGGCACGCTGCAGCAGTTCACCAAGGAGATGTTCGGACCGGCAGCGGGAATCCGTCTGCGTCCAAGCTTCTTCCCGTTCACCGAGCCGAGCGTTGAGGTCGATGTGAACTGCTTCAAATGCGGCGGCAGCGGCTGCCGTCTCTGCAAGCAGAGCGGCTGGCTGGAGATTCTGGGCGCCGGTATGGTGCACCCGAACGTGCTGCGGATGGGCGGCTACGACCCGGAGGTCTACAGCGGCTTCGCCTTCGGCATGGGCGTGGAGCGGATTGCGATGCTGAAGTACGGCATCGACGACATCCGCAACTTCTACACGAATGATATGGGTTTTGTGCAGCAGTTCAAGGGGATTTAG
- a CDS encoding ABC transporter ATP-binding protein, with the protein MISSEPLIRVENMKHSYTMAGESMTVLKSLSFNINHGEFVAIIGPSGSGKSTLMNMLGCLDVANEGDYFLDGQEIRRLSDNKLAQIRNEKIGFIFQNFNLLPKLSAVENVELPLIYRGMSHRERREVARSALVRVGLESRMNHRPSELSGGQQQRVAIARALAGTPPILLADEPTGALDSKTGKEVLHMIKELNGQGHTIILITHDLEIAEQAKRVIRIQDGDLVEDRKVVPS; encoded by the coding sequence ATGATCTCATCAGAGCCGCTGATCCGGGTTGAGAATATGAAGCACAGCTACACAATGGCCGGAGAATCGATGACGGTTCTGAAGAGCCTGAGCTTTAACATTAATCACGGAGAATTCGTTGCGATTATCGGTCCGTCAGGGTCAGGCAAGTCCACCCTGATGAACATGCTCGGCTGTCTCGATGTGGCCAATGAAGGCGATTATTTCCTGGACGGCCAGGAGATCCGCAGGCTGTCTGACAACAAGCTGGCTCAGATCCGCAATGAGAAGATTGGCTTCATCTTTCAAAACTTCAATCTGCTGCCGAAATTATCAGCCGTAGAGAATGTGGAGCTGCCCTTGATTTACCGTGGAATGTCTCACAGGGAGCGCAGAGAGGTCGCCCGCAGTGCCCTGGTCCGGGTAGGCCTGGAGAGCAGAATGAATCACCGTCCCTCCGAGCTGTCCGGGGGCCAGCAGCAGCGTGTGGCTATTGCCCGCGCCCTTGCCGGAACCCCCCCGATACTTCTTGCCGATGAGCCGACCGGAGCGCTGGACTCCAAGACAGGCAAGGAAGTTCTGCATATGATCAAGGAGCTTAACGGGCAGGGGCATACCATTATTCTGATTACGCATGATCTGGAGATTGCCGAGCAGGCCAAACGGGTGATCCGGATTCAAGACGGGGATCTTGTAGAGGACCGGAAGGTGGTGCCCTCATGA
- the pulA gene encoding type I pullulanase, with amino-acid sequence MSSNYINAESVIEIYEGNDLGLTYTAESSLFKVWAPTAFTVSLVLYDTGGNGLEAGTGSYREGGRLHRMQRAEGGVWELRIPGNLKGKYYMYRAVFADGSISEAADPYATAVSANGLRTAIVDLAETDPEGWAQDASPALPHPADAVLYELHVRDFSVHESSGHKYKGKFKAFTESGLKDAAGHPLGIDHLAELGITHVHLLPVFDYQTVDELAAEGAEPSSPLFTAYNWGYDPQHYNVPEGSYSTDPATPGTRIREFKEMVQALHSCGISVIMDVVYNHTYSLEQGPFQPLVPDYYYRQDSGGRLSNGSGVGNELATERPMVRKYIKDSLAYWAEEYHIDGFRFDLMGLIDSVTMREITEELRLKINPNLLIYGEPWTGGDSPLAAKTLKGVQKGKGYAVFNDNFRSAIKGDSDGWGRGFVTGEHGKEGAVAAGVLGAIHDFTDSPVETVNYVTAHDNLNLWDKILATQGLRGEARLPELADGKLRGGGDLQAALAQADPYFAVNTLEVLENETVRRSLLASGIILTSQGIPFLHAGDELLRSKFGDHNSYRSPDAINAIRWENKQRFIPVFQYYKGLIELRRTHPAFRLHGRQEIERSLEFLRCDGGVVAYMLKDHAGGDTWRNIVVIYNANMEPVTQCLPETTGCWNIVVDHTNAGAEAFRQTESGSVEVAGLSVMVLYDEYDEPGPRSKIIEVHYERPDGDYRGWNLWVWGTGIQDGQRDFQHMENGHAIARIEVLPETASIGYILRLNDWEEKDGASDRFIDCPDGEEVIKVSVRERSLEQRIERADPLPQTS; translated from the coding sequence ATGAGCAGCAATTATATAAATGCAGAATCTGTTATTGAAATCTATGAAGGCAATGACCTTGGCCTAACGTATACTGCGGAATCCAGCCTGTTCAAAGTCTGGGCGCCTACAGCATTTACAGTCTCTCTTGTATTGTATGACACAGGAGGGAACGGACTGGAGGCTGGGACCGGAAGCTACCGGGAGGGCGGCAGGCTTCACAGAATGCAGCGCGCAGAAGGCGGAGTCTGGGAACTCCGGATTCCCGGGAATCTTAAAGGCAAATATTATATGTACCGGGCCGTGTTTGCAGACGGGTCGATCTCTGAAGCGGCGGACCCGTATGCAACCGCTGTATCGGCGAACGGTCTGCGCACAGCCATCGTAGACCTGGCGGAGACGGACCCGGAGGGCTGGGCGCAGGATGCTTCTCCGGCTCTGCCTCATCCGGCCGATGCTGTCCTCTATGAGCTTCATGTCCGTGACTTCTCGGTGCATGAGAGCTCTGGACATAAGTACAAGGGGAAATTCAAGGCGTTCACAGAGAGCGGCCTTAAGGATGCGGCAGGCCATCCTCTGGGTATCGACCATCTGGCCGAGCTGGGCATCACGCATGTCCATCTGCTGCCGGTCTTCGATTATCAGACGGTGGATGAGCTGGCAGCGGAGGGCGCGGAACCCTCGTCTCCGCTGTTCACCGCATACAACTGGGGGTATGATCCGCAGCATTATAATGTGCCTGAAGGCTCCTACAGCACCGATCCGGCTACGCCCGGAACACGCATCCGCGAGTTCAAGGAGATGGTGCAGGCGCTGCATAGCTGCGGCATCTCGGTCATTATGGATGTGGTCTATAACCATACGTACAGTCTGGAGCAGGGGCCGTTCCAGCCGCTGGTGCCGGATTATTATTACCGCCAGGACTCCGGCGGCCGGCTCTCCAACGGTTCGGGTGTCGGCAATGAGCTGGCGACGGAGCGGCCGATGGTCCGCAAGTATATTAAGGATTCCCTGGCTTATTGGGCGGAGGAATATCATATTGACGGGTTCCGCTTCGACCTGATGGGCCTGATCGACAGTGTAACCATGCGCGAGATCACCGAGGAGCTGCGGCTTAAGATTAACCCGAATCTGCTGATCTACGGCGAGCCGTGGACAGGTGGCGACTCCCCGCTCGCAGCCAAGACGCTTAAGGGTGTGCAGAAGGGCAAAGGCTACGCCGTCTTCAACGACAACTTCCGCTCCGCCATTAAGGGTGACAGTGACGGCTGGGGCAGAGGCTTCGTGACAGGGGAACACGGCAAGGAGGGCGCGGTTGCAGCCGGGGTTCTGGGGGCGATTCATGACTTCACCGATTCGCCTGTGGAGACTGTGAACTATGTAACCGCCCATGACAATCTCAATCTGTGGGACAAAATACTCGCCACGCAGGGTCTGCGCGGGGAAGCGCGTCTGCCGGAGCTTGCGGACGGCAAGCTGCGGGGCGGCGGCGATCTGCAGGCTGCCCTTGCACAGGCTGATCCGTACTTCGCGGTAAATACGCTGGAGGTGCTGGAGAATGAGACGGTACGGCGCTCCCTGCTGGCCAGCGGGATTATTCTGACCTCACAGGGCATCCCGTTCCTTCATGCCGGAGATGAGCTGCTGCGCAGCAAATTCGGCGATCATAACAGCTACCGCAGCCCGGACGCCATCAACGCCATCCGCTGGGAGAACAAGCAGCGGTTCATCCCTGTCTTCCAGTATTACAAGGGTCTGATTGAGCTGCGCCGGACACATCCGGCCTTCCGCCTGCACGGCCGCCAGGAGATTGAACGCAGTCTGGAGTTTCTGCGCTGTGACGGCGGGGTGGTGGCTTACATGCTGAAGGATCATGCCGGCGGAGATACATGGAGAAATATCGTGGTGATCTATAATGCCAACATGGAGCCGGTCACCCAGTGTCTCCCGGAGACCACCGGCTGCTGGAACATCGTAGTCGATCATACTAATGCCGGAGCGGAGGCCTTCCGGCAGACGGAGAGCGGCAGTGTAGAGGTCGCCGGTCTGTCGGTGATGGTACTCTATGATGAGTATGATGAACCGGGACCCAGATCGAAGATTATCGAGGTTCATTATGAACGGCCGGACGGCGATTACCGGGGCTGGAATCTCTGGGTATGGGGTACAGGCATTCAGGATGGCCAACGTGACTTCCAGCATATGGAGAACGGACATGCGATAGCGCGGATTGAGGTGCTGCCCGAGACGGCTTCAATCGGATATATTCTCCGGCTGAATGACTGGGAGGAGAAGGACGGTGCCTCGGACCGCTTCATCGACTGTCCGGACGGAGAGGAAGTTATCAAGGTCAGCGTGCGTGAACGCAGCCTGGAGCAGCGCATCGAACGGGCTGATCCGCTGCCGCAGACCAGCTAG
- the pheT gene encoding phenylalanine--tRNA ligase subunit beta, which translates to MKVSTAWLADYISLEGVTAGELADKITTAGIEIDGVEPRNKGISGIVTGYVKSKEKHPDADKLNICIVDAGQGEDLQIVCGAKNVAAGQKVPVALVGAKLPGLEIKKAKLRGVLSQGMICSAKELGLNDKLLPKELQEGILVLPEQTEVGQDILKVLGLNDEVLDFDLTPNRSDCLSMIGAAYEVSAVLGRDLKLADPAAELVETGGKAADSIAVSVEDEAFCSHYAVRYITGVKVAPSPLWMQNRLMAAGVRPINNIVDITNYVMLEYGQPLHAFDGGELQGGTIGVRFAREGELLTTLDGQERKLEPQMLVIADGSGAIGLAGVMGGLSTEVTENTVSIVLESAKFDGGTVRKTSRQLGLRSEASQRFEKEVDPNAVIPALNRAAALMARYAGGAVHEGIVQAGGAPVAEKVITLSLEKLNRYLGTELSLLEVKTLFGRLHFKCGDAAQGIVEVQVPTRRGDITQDVDLIEEIARLYGYDNIPTTLIEGTTTPGAFTRQQFLRRELRRLLSLGGYQEVMGYSFIQPEQTKLFPALTGGKLPVKLAMPMSEERSVLRTSLLPQLLDIALYNTNRRQGDLALFEIGNVFLTEEEVLTRQPSELPVLGLLLSGTRAAKQWNVAAEPVDFFDLKGALETVLEHLGLTDRITYEGDAPEGYHPGRSASVYLQQPEGRVKIGTLGQLHPELQRRMDLEDTYVAEVLLQPLYHAARSHLQYSELHRFPGVERDIAVVVGAEVPASHLTATIREHGGTLLQHVQVFDIYTGGKMEAGKKSVALSLLYRHTDHTLTDEEVVEVHDRVVSALEQTFGAELRK; encoded by the coding sequence ATGAAAGTATCAACCGCCTGGCTGGCCGATTATATATCGCTGGAAGGGGTGACCGCGGGTGAGCTGGCGGACAAAATCACCACCGCCGGCATCGAGATTGACGGAGTAGAACCGCGCAACAAAGGAATATCCGGGATCGTAACCGGCTATGTGAAATCCAAAGAAAAGCACCCGGATGCCGATAAGCTGAACATCTGTATCGTGGATGCGGGCCAGGGCGAGGACCTGCAGATCGTCTGCGGAGCGAAGAATGTCGCAGCGGGCCAGAAGGTGCCGGTCGCGCTGGTAGGCGCCAAGCTGCCGGGCCTGGAGATCAAAAAAGCCAAGCTGCGCGGCGTGCTGTCGCAAGGCATGATCTGTTCGGCCAAAGAGCTGGGCCTGAACGACAAGCTGCTGCCCAAGGAGCTGCAGGAGGGCATCCTTGTACTGCCTGAGCAGACTGAGGTCGGCCAGGATATTCTCAAGGTGCTGGGGCTGAATGATGAGGTGCTTGATTTCGATCTGACGCCGAACCGTTCCGATTGCCTCAGCATGATCGGCGCCGCTTACGAGGTTAGCGCGGTGCTGGGCCGTGACCTGAAGCTGGCCGATCCGGCGGCAGAGCTGGTGGAGACCGGCGGGAAGGCTGCTGACTCCATTGCGGTTAGCGTAGAGGATGAAGCTTTTTGCAGCCATTATGCCGTGCGTTATATCACCGGTGTGAAGGTCGCTCCATCCCCGCTTTGGATGCAGAACCGCCTGATGGCAGCCGGGGTGCGCCCGATCAACAACATCGTGGATATTACCAACTATGTGATGCTGGAATACGGTCAGCCGCTGCACGCTTTTGACGGAGGAGAATTGCAGGGCGGAACCATCGGTGTGCGCTTCGCCCGTGAAGGCGAGCTGCTGACCACCCTTGACGGGCAGGAACGCAAGCTTGAGCCGCAGATGCTGGTCATTGCCGACGGCTCGGGAGCCATCGGGCTGGCTGGAGTGATGGGCGGACTGTCAACGGAGGTTACGGAGAACACGGTCAGCATCGTATTGGAATCGGCCAAGTTCGACGGCGGAACCGTCCGCAAGACCTCGCGCCAGCTCGGCCTGCGCTCCGAGGCTTCCCAGCGCTTCGAGAAGGAAGTGGACCCGAATGCGGTAATTCCTGCGCTGAACCGCGCTGCCGCTCTGATGGCCCGGTATGCCGGCGGAGCCGTGCATGAAGGCATTGTCCAGGCTGGCGGCGCTCCCGTAGCGGAGAAGGTGATTACGCTGTCGCTGGAGAAGCTGAACCGTTATCTCGGCACGGAGCTGTCCCTGCTGGAAGTGAAGACCCTGTTCGGCCGTCTGCACTTCAAGTGCGGCGATGCGGCCCAGGGAATCGTTGAGGTGCAGGTGCCGACCCGCCGCGGCGACATCACTCAGGATGTCGATCTCATTGAAGAGATTGCCCGTCTGTACGGATACGATAATATTCCGACTACCCTCATTGAAGGGACAACAACGCCAGGTGCTTTCACCAGACAGCAGTTCCTGCGCCGGGAGCTCCGCCGCCTGCTCTCGCTGGGCGGATATCAGGAGGTTATGGGTTATTCCTTCATTCAGCCGGAGCAGACTAAGCTCTTCCCCGCGCTTACGGGCGGCAAGCTGCCGGTGAAGCTGGCGATGCCGATGAGCGAGGAGCGCAGCGTGCTGCGCACCAGCCTGCTGCCGCAGCTGCTGGACATTGCCCTCTACAATACGAACCGCCGCCAAGGCGATCTGGCGCTGTTCGAGATCGGCAATGTGTTCCTTACAGAAGAAGAGGTGCTTACCCGCCAGCCAAGCGAGCTGCCGGTACTCGGCCTGCTGCTGAGCGGCACCCGTGCGGCCAAGCAGTGGAACGTAGCGGCGGAGCCGGTGGACTTCTTCGATCTGAAGGGTGCACTGGAGACGGTGCTTGAGCATCTTGGACTCACTGATCGGATTACCTACGAAGGCGATGCGCCTGAAGGCTATCATCCGGGCCGCTCCGCCTCGGTCTATCTGCAGCAGCCTGAGGGCCGCGTGAAGATCGGTACGCTGGGCCAGCTGCATCCGGAGCTGCAGCGCCGCATGGATCTGGAGGATACTTATGTAGCCGAAGTGCTGCTTCAGCCGCTGTATCATGCGGCCCGTTCCCATCTGCAATACAGCGAGCTGCACCGCTTCCCGGGCGTGGAACGGGATATCGCAGTCGTTGTCGGTGCGGAGGTGCCGGCAAGCCATCTGACCGCTACCATCCGTGAGCATGGCGGAACACTGCTGCAGCATGTGCAGGTCTTCGACATCTATACCGGAGGCAAGATGGAGGCAGGGAAGAAGAGCGTTGCGCTGTCGCTGCTGTACCGCCATACCGACCATACGCTGACCGATGAAGAGGTTGTGGAAGTGCATGACAGAGTAGTCTCTGCGCTGGAACAAACTTTTGGCGCTGAATTAAGAAAATAG